In Paraburkholderia sp. BL23I1N1, a genomic segment contains:
- a CDS encoding BspC domain-containing protein gives MDRTNVPRRLLRLVGRLATFAAGLSLICTAPAYADQLEQHNDLVNKFVNDMHADPLVADCAAHGNFVASTSTAFDHVEFPPSSFDSAHASVTPWNDSFDEGKQRVKVDNIVTVEGLGIRQNGDGDPADLKFRCGYVGSQMLAFSWNDPVPPARAHSSGSTGSRASSGRHKSVKGKHSASGKTTKKAIEKSSKASSGKSSRATSSKSSGNSTSKSTAKKSPAKKTP, from the coding sequence ATGGATCGCACCAACGTACCGCGCCGATTGCTGCGGTTGGTCGGCCGGTTAGCAACATTTGCAGCGGGTCTCTCGCTCATTTGCACTGCTCCCGCATACGCCGATCAACTCGAACAGCACAACGATCTCGTCAACAAATTTGTCAATGATATGCATGCAGACCCGCTAGTCGCGGACTGCGCCGCTCACGGCAATTTTGTTGCAAGTACATCGACCGCCTTCGACCATGTCGAATTTCCGCCCAGCTCCTTCGACAGCGCGCATGCGTCGGTCACCCCCTGGAACGATTCGTTCGACGAGGGCAAGCAGCGCGTCAAGGTGGACAACATCGTTACCGTCGAGGGCCTCGGTATCCGCCAGAACGGTGACGGAGATCCAGCCGATCTCAAGTTCCGCTGTGGCTACGTGGGCAGCCAGATGCTGGCGTTCAGCTGGAACGATCCAGTGCCGCCGGCCCGCGCGCATAGCTCCGGCTCTACGGGATCGCGAGCGTCCTCGGGCAGGCATAAGAGTGTGAAGGGCAAGCACTCCGCTAGTGGCAAAACTACGAAGAAAGCGATCGAAAAGTCCTCGAAGGCAAGCTCGGGAAAATCTTCGCGCGCGACATCCAGCAAGTCTTCGGGCAACTCCACGAGCAAATCGACCGCGAAGAAGTCTCCGGCGAAAAAGACTCCATAA
- a CDS encoding response regulator transcription factor — protein sequence MRFSILNSDAERRDGLKALLRQIDRLARFNEAQDWRQVERTLKRLRPDLLVIDWQNWMSVGNIRHLLSHYPDLRIAVLADEVSPTVVRDLMDEGVLGVIPRETDPCLIVRAFEMVLLGGHHVPPGALALNPPLPPDVAIRPFDEKNPPPRRTRLSNGLSPRQEQIMRCVHMGSTNKMIARTLGISEGTVKIHLTSIFQQLGAPNRAAAVALYNGWLPAHLQVLRNEDGGPVRPVMGQAGVVPLRRRTPRRFQYPLPANDTADALPMAAEPSTPYDETLAPLTAKSVTRGSA from the coding sequence ATGCGATTCTCAATACTCAACTCAGACGCGGAACGACGCGACGGACTCAAAGCACTGCTGCGGCAAATCGACCGGCTGGCGCGCTTTAACGAAGCACAGGATTGGCGTCAGGTTGAACGTACGCTCAAGCGCCTGCGGCCCGACCTGCTCGTGATCGACTGGCAGAACTGGATGTCGGTTGGCAATATCCGTCATCTGCTCAGCCATTACCCGGACCTGCGCATCGCAGTGCTGGCTGACGAGGTCTCTCCAACTGTCGTGCGGGACCTCATGGACGAAGGCGTGCTCGGCGTCATTCCGCGCGAAACCGACCCGTGCCTGATCGTGCGCGCTTTCGAGATGGTTCTGCTGGGCGGTCACCATGTGCCGCCGGGCGCGCTTGCCCTCAACCCTCCGCTACCGCCGGATGTCGCCATCCGGCCGTTCGACGAGAAGAACCCGCCACCGCGCCGGACCAGGCTTTCCAACGGCCTGTCGCCCCGCCAGGAGCAGATCATGCGCTGCGTCCACATGGGCAGCACCAACAAGATGATCGCGCGCACGCTCGGCATCAGCGAAGGCACCGTCAAGATCCACCTGACCAGCATATTTCAGCAACTCGGCGCGCCTAATCGCGCCGCCGCAGTCGCACTCTACAACGGCTGGCTGCCGGCTCATTTGCAAGTACTACGCAACGAAGACGGAGGTCCGGTTCGTCCGGTAATGGGGCAAGCCGGCGTGGTGCCATTGCGGCGCCGCACGCCGCGGCGCTTCCAGTATCCGTTGCCCGCGAACGACACGGCCGACGCGCTGCCAATGGCAGCCGAACCGAGCACGCCATACGACGAGACGCTCGCCCCGCTGACGGCAAAATCGGTCACACGAGGTTCGGCATAA
- a CDS encoding energy-coupling factor ABC transporter permease has protein sequence MGFLYTPLPFWVAVGGWIATAIVVALALWKNPFKRLQDGTLQHVWLAIIVAVSVLWASNAWLDDGTVMHLLGATLVVTLFDWALALIAMAIVTGLAAVVFDAPWQGIALTFLVFGALPVGISTLIQRASIAWLPRNLFMFIFGQGFISPAIAVSLTAAAALGVHIVLADGSMTVVPVGYAFSVLLLASGEAWFTGMSTALIAVYRPAWVTTYDVRRYRLGGPRT, from the coding sequence ATGGGTTTCCTCTACACACCGCTTCCGTTCTGGGTCGCTGTCGGTGGCTGGATCGCCACTGCGATAGTGGTCGCGCTCGCGCTGTGGAAAAATCCTTTCAAACGACTTCAGGACGGCACACTCCAGCATGTCTGGCTCGCGATCATCGTCGCGGTGTCGGTGCTGTGGGCAAGCAATGCGTGGCTCGACGACGGCACCGTCATGCATCTGCTCGGCGCCACCCTGGTCGTCACATTATTCGACTGGGCGCTGGCGCTGATCGCCATGGCGATAGTCACCGGTCTCGCAGCCGTCGTCTTCGATGCCCCGTGGCAGGGCATCGCACTGACGTTCCTCGTGTTCGGTGCGCTGCCAGTCGGAATCTCGACCTTGATCCAGCGCGCCAGCATCGCCTGGCTGCCGCGTAACCTCTTCATGTTTATCTTCGGCCAGGGTTTTATCTCACCCGCCATTGCCGTGTCGCTCACGGCGGCCGCGGCACTCGGCGTTCACATCGTGCTCGCCGACGGTTCGATGACCGTCGTGCCGGTCGGCTACGCGTTCAGCGTGCTTCTGCTAGCCTCTGGCGAGGCCTGGTTCACCGGCATGTCGACAGCATTGATCGCGGTCTACCGTCCGGCCTGGGTTACCACTTATGATGTGCGTCGATATCGATTGGGCGGACCACGCACCTGA
- the yaaA gene encoding peroxide stress protein YaaA, whose product MIIVLSPAKSLDYETPPHVKKHTIPDFVDDAAELIGGLRLLSPQQIGSLMSISDQLAHLNFERYAQWSPSFGTHNAKQAVLAFNGDVYEGFNARTLSPADLDYAQKHVRVLSGLYGLLRPLDLLQPYRLEMGTRFANTRGKDLYAFWGERITQALNAQLKKNTAASRVLVNCASGEYFKSVKPRLLEAPVVTPVFEDWKGGRYKIISFRAKRARGLMARYAVENRLDKPEQLKDFDSEDYAFNAEASNDSTFVFRRRIAD is encoded by the coding sequence ATGATAATCGTTCTGTCGCCGGCGAAATCGCTCGACTATGAAACCCCTCCGCATGTCAAAAAACACACGATCCCCGATTTCGTCGACGACGCGGCCGAATTGATCGGCGGATTGCGCCTTTTGTCGCCGCAGCAGATCGGCTCGTTGATGAGCATTTCCGATCAGCTTGCGCACCTCAATTTCGAGCGTTACGCGCAATGGTCGCCCAGTTTCGGCACGCACAACGCCAAGCAGGCTGTGCTTGCGTTTAACGGCGATGTGTACGAAGGCTTCAACGCGAGGACGTTGTCGCCGGCCGATCTGGATTACGCGCAGAAGCACGTGCGCGTGCTTTCAGGCCTGTACGGATTGCTGCGCCCGCTCGATCTGCTGCAACCGTATCGCCTCGAAATGGGCACGCGCTTTGCCAATACGCGCGGCAAGGATCTGTACGCGTTCTGGGGCGAACGGATCACGCAGGCTTTGAACGCACAACTGAAGAAGAACACTGCCGCCTCGCGCGTGCTGGTCAACTGCGCTTCCGGCGAGTACTTCAAGTCGGTCAAACCGAGGCTGCTCGAAGCACCGGTCGTCACGCCCGTGTTTGAAGACTGGAAGGGCGGCCGCTACAAGATCATCAGTTTCCGCGCAAAGCGCGCACGCGGTCTAATGGCGCGTTACGCGGTCGAAAACCGTCTCGACAAGCCCGAGCAGTTGAAAGACTTTGACTCCGAAGATTACGCGTTCAACGCCGAGGCCTCGAACGATTCCACTTTCGTATTCCGTCGCCGTATCGCTGACTAA
- a CDS encoding 3-hydroxyacyl-CoA dehydrogenase, with translation MTSRNFSIETIGIVGTGAMGRGIAQIAALAGLTVRLYDTNPAAIGAARDYLAETFDKLSAKGKLDQARSLAALANVSGAQVIGDLADCDLVVEAIVERLDVKQALFRELETVVSGRCVLASNTSSLSITAIAAGCTNPSRVAGYHFFNPVPLMKVVEVIDGLRSDPAAGDALMDLARRMGHTPVRAKDMPGFIVNHAGRGMNTEGLRVAGEGVASFADIDRIMREQAGFRLGPFELLDLTALDVSHPVMESIYHQFYEEPRFTPSPITGTRLAGGLIGRKTGEGFYRYEDGKQQVPAEAPAPTELPQSVWLSKRYPQAHEAVVQLIAKAGVKLDEGATPATDSLIVVTPFGHDATTAAVDEALDATRVVAIDALFPLAAAPRRTLMTTPATSRAARETAHALFAADGVPVTVISDSTGFVAQRVVATIVNIGCDIAQKQIATPDDIDLAVTLGLGYPRGPLALGDALGAKTILTILRNIFSVLGDPRYRPSPWLARRAQLGLSLTQRDAADIQPETQQ, from the coding sequence ATGACCTCTCGCAATTTCAGTATCGAGACTATCGGCATTGTCGGAACCGGTGCAATGGGCCGTGGCATTGCCCAGATTGCCGCACTGGCGGGTCTCACCGTGCGTCTGTACGACACGAATCCCGCCGCGATCGGTGCCGCGCGCGACTACCTCGCCGAGACTTTCGACAAATTGAGCGCCAAAGGCAAGCTCGACCAGGCCCGCTCGCTCGCTGCGCTGGCAAACGTGAGCGGCGCGCAGGTGATCGGCGATCTGGCCGATTGCGATCTGGTCGTCGAGGCGATCGTCGAAAGGCTCGATGTGAAGCAGGCCCTCTTTCGCGAGCTCGAAACGGTGGTGAGCGGCCGTTGCGTGCTCGCGTCGAACACCTCGTCGTTGTCGATTACGGCGATTGCGGCAGGCTGCACGAATCCGTCGCGAGTGGCCGGTTATCACTTCTTCAATCCGGTTCCGTTGATGAAGGTCGTCGAAGTGATCGACGGCCTGCGCAGCGATCCCGCCGCCGGCGACGCGCTGATGGATCTCGCGCGCCGCATGGGCCACACGCCGGTGCGCGCGAAAGACATGCCCGGCTTCATTGTCAATCACGCCGGTCGCGGCATGAATACCGAGGGCCTGCGCGTAGCAGGCGAAGGCGTTGCGAGCTTCGCCGACATCGACCGCATCATGCGCGAGCAGGCAGGCTTTCGCCTCGGGCCGTTCGAACTGCTGGACCTGACCGCGCTCGACGTATCGCACCCGGTGATGGAATCGATCTATCACCAGTTCTATGAAGAACCGCGCTTCACGCCCTCGCCGATCACGGGCACACGGCTCGCGGGCGGACTGATCGGCCGCAAAACGGGCGAAGGCTTTTACCGCTATGAAGACGGCAAGCAGCAAGTGCCTGCGGAAGCGCCCGCGCCGACCGAACTGCCGCAAAGCGTGTGGCTCAGCAAGCGCTATCCGCAAGCGCATGAGGCCGTCGTGCAACTCATCGCCAAGGCCGGCGTCAAGCTCGACGAAGGCGCCACGCCCGCAACGGACTCGCTGATCGTCGTGACACCGTTCGGTCATGACGCAACCACGGCCGCCGTCGACGAAGCACTCGATGCCACACGCGTTGTCGCAATCGACGCCCTTTTCCCGCTGGCCGCCGCGCCGCGCCGCACGCTGATGACGACGCCCGCCACCAGTCGCGCCGCACGCGAGACCGCGCACGCCCTATTTGCCGCCGACGGCGTTCCCGTCACCGTGATCAGCGACTCGACCGGCTTCGTCGCGCAACGCGTTGTGGCAACCATCGTCAACATCGGTTGCGATATCGCGCAAAAACAGATCGCGACGCCCGACGATATCGACCTCGCCGTGACGCTAGGCCTCGGATATCCGCGCGGGCCGCTCGCCCTCGGCGACGCACTCGGCGCGAAAACGATCCTCACCATCTTGCGCAATATCTTTAGCGTGCTGGGCGACCCGCGCTATCGTCCGTCGCCCTGGCTCGCACGGCGCGCACAACTTGGCCTGTCGCTGACGCAACGCGACGCTGCCGACATTCAACCGGAGACCCAACAATGA
- a CDS encoding DUF2863 family protein, which translates to MRSRIAKRLPPDADKLVGLSLALFASGSRTEDRFWEAKLDALLAKIVRNANQTTLDAALDHLQQNHPDAYGALADMAETHSESFIIEHEGAPYEALLIAAPVLAWTRYMIPSGPLKADAADALRAHLQAHVLAANTRVAMVPFLYSIDQLPRHHVETWRIAQQLAQAAMAGGNVKLNFGELPETSPILADPRFLLAVVAAPVGEPAFRWQEEENGSRIERGQCLEQWATQGGANLSLALPGCEFECLLPDAYYSACRDADESVRPHTVRTAVRYLFDTIGAAPQELRAVVAGFGERRIDEYRVGFTRRGSNDVIYGVVWPLYGRENGEPGIDEEPQEIAASDDPLEEIVALLKETGVTDVRRHAGRFEPEYCDDCGVPLYADPLGEIVHAEMPEDAEPAQPHFH; encoded by the coding sequence ATGCGCTCGCGAATCGCCAAACGTCTCCCCCCCGATGCCGACAAGCTTGTCGGTCTTTCGCTCGCGCTTTTCGCGTCGGGCAGCCGCACCGAAGACCGCTTCTGGGAAGCGAAGCTTGATGCGCTGCTGGCCAAGATCGTCCGCAACGCCAACCAGACAACGCTGGACGCCGCGCTCGATCACCTGCAGCAGAATCATCCCGATGCTTATGGCGCACTCGCCGACATGGCGGAAACGCACAGCGAGTCGTTCATCATCGAACATGAAGGCGCGCCTTATGAGGCGCTGCTGATTGCCGCGCCGGTGCTGGCCTGGACTCGCTACATGATTCCTTCCGGCCCGCTCAAAGCGGACGCGGCCGACGCGCTACGCGCGCACCTGCAGGCACACGTGCTCGCAGCCAATACGCGTGTTGCCATGGTGCCGTTCCTTTACAGCATCGATCAACTGCCGCGTCACCACGTCGAAACCTGGCGCATTGCCCAGCAACTGGCTCAAGCGGCGATGGCCGGCGGCAACGTCAAACTCAATTTTGGCGAACTGCCGGAAACGTCGCCAATCCTGGCCGACCCGCGCTTTCTGCTGGCCGTGGTCGCGGCGCCAGTGGGCGAGCCGGCGTTTCGCTGGCAGGAAGAAGAGAACGGCAGCCGGATCGAGCGCGGCCAATGTCTCGAACAATGGGCCACGCAAGGCGGCGCCAATCTGTCACTGGCGCTGCCCGGATGTGAATTCGAGTGTCTGCTGCCGGATGCCTACTATTCCGCCTGCCGCGACGCCGACGAAAGCGTGCGCCCTCACACCGTACGTACCGCCGTGCGTTATCTATTCGACACAATCGGCGCGGCGCCACAGGAGTTGCGCGCGGTTGTCGCCGGTTTCGGCGAGCGCCGTATCGACGAATACCGTGTCGGCTTCACGCGTCGCGGCAGCAATGATGTGATCTACGGCGTCGTGTGGCCGCTTTACGGCCGTGAGAACGGCGAGCCCGGCATCGACGAAGAACCGCAAGAGATCGCTGCGTCAGACGACCCGCTCGAAGAAATCGTCGCATTGCTGAAGGAAACCGGTGTGACAGACGTGCGCCGCCACGCGGGCCGCTTCGAGCCGGAATATTGCGATGACTGCGGCGTCCCACTCTATGCGGACCCGCTCGGCGAAATCGTTCACGCCGAAATGCCGGAGGACGCGGAGCCCGCTCAACCGCATTTCCACTGA
- a CDS encoding glutathione S-transferase family protein produces MIKLCGFALSNYYNKVKFVLLEHGIPFEEVLVLPSQEETMLEHSPLGKVPYIQTEHGNLCESQSIVEYLAARFPDKAIFSADPWEAARERELIMFVDVHLELTARNLYKEAFFGGTVTDATKGRVEKLLAHHIAGFKRIAKFGPYLRGERFSVADAAGFVSLPLVGMATQTIYGRDFLLDAGVDWKSYVKAINARPAAQRVTDDRKAYIAASRSA; encoded by the coding sequence ATGATCAAGCTGTGCGGTTTCGCGCTCTCTAACTACTACAACAAGGTGAAATTTGTGCTTCTCGAACACGGTATTCCGTTCGAGGAAGTGCTCGTGCTGCCGAGTCAGGAAGAGACGATGCTCGAGCATTCTCCGCTCGGCAAGGTGCCTTACATCCAGACCGAACACGGCAATCTGTGCGAATCGCAAAGCATTGTCGAGTATCTGGCAGCTCGATTTCCCGACAAGGCGATTTTCTCCGCCGACCCGTGGGAAGCGGCCAGGGAGCGCGAGTTGATCATGTTCGTGGATGTCCATCTCGAACTGACCGCGCGCAATCTCTACAAGGAAGCGTTCTTCGGTGGCACCGTGACCGATGCGACCAAGGGGCGTGTCGAGAAGCTGCTCGCGCATCACATTGCCGGCTTCAAACGGATCGCGAAATTCGGGCCGTATTTGCGCGGAGAGCGTTTCAGTGTCGCCGACGCGGCGGGTTTTGTGAGCTTGCCGCTGGTCGGCATGGCGACGCAGACCATCTACGGTCGCGATTTCCTGCTCGACGCCGGTGTGGACTGGAAAAGCTATGTGAAGGCGATCAACGCCCGGCCGGCCGCACAGCGCGTGACTGACGATCGTAAGGCGTATATCGCGGCCTCGCGTTCTGCCTGA
- a CDS encoding putative toxin-antitoxin system toxin component, PIN family, translated as MPGSHASHGALRVVLDSNVWIDILVFDDPHTRPIRAALESGALAALIDARCLAELTYVLDYPQFVHRNVDKVAALAVVARLAQLVEPAAPAEDARPLPKCKDRDDQKFLELAHAAQADWLVSKDRAVLKLAKRIARDFGFQIAQPAPFVSSWMADGPAPA; from the coding sequence ATGCCCGGTTCCCATGCCTCACACGGCGCTTTGCGCGTCGTCCTCGACTCCAATGTCTGGATCGATATTCTCGTGTTCGACGATCCGCACACGCGGCCCATTCGCGCCGCGCTCGAAAGTGGCGCGCTCGCCGCGCTGATCGATGCACGCTGCCTTGCCGAACTCACCTACGTGCTCGACTACCCGCAATTCGTGCATCGCAATGTCGACAAGGTGGCGGCCCTTGCCGTCGTCGCACGCCTCGCGCAGTTGGTCGAGCCCGCTGCCCCCGCGGAAGATGCCAGGCCGTTGCCCAAATGCAAAGACCGCGACGACCAGAAATTCCTCGAACTCGCGCACGCCGCGCAGGCCGATTGGCTGGTGTCGAAAGACCGCGCGGTACTGAAACTCGCCAAGCGGATTGCGCGCGACTTCGGGTTCCAGATTGCACAGCCGGCACCGTTCGTCAGCTCCTGGATGGCAGACGGGCCCGCGCCCGCTTGA
- a CDS encoding AI-2E family transporter: MKSDQLIERLAAVFALIILVGGSLLVLAPFTTALLWGAILSYSSWGLYRRLTAAVGGRRKLAATLIVLIILVVVLGPFVYAGFAFGAHVHDIVALVQRLFEAGLPDLPPWVGRIPLVGSNIESFWANVTSSNSELIAQMRALAAPAGKWILAAAIAVTHGLGLLALSIVLAFFFYTGGEGAAAWLRAGMRRIAGERADYLLTLAGSTVKGVVYGILGTALVQGILAGFGCWIAGVPAPALLGLATFFLSVVPGGPVVVWLPAAIWLYHGGATGWAIFLVVWGVLVVGMSDNVIKPILIGKSSDMPLILVMLGILGGAFAFGFLGVFIGPTLLAVAYTVLHDWTIGAPGARTLANAEVPVVDEPGRIEKAP, translated from the coding sequence GTGAAATCGGACCAACTGATTGAACGTCTCGCCGCAGTGTTCGCGTTGATCATATTGGTGGGTGGCTCCCTGCTGGTGCTTGCGCCTTTTACGACCGCGCTGCTGTGGGGCGCCATCCTCAGTTATAGCTCGTGGGGCTTGTACCGGCGGCTCACTGCGGCAGTCGGGGGCCGGCGAAAGCTGGCCGCAACGCTGATCGTGCTCATCATTCTGGTTGTGGTGCTTGGCCCGTTCGTTTATGCGGGCTTTGCTTTCGGCGCGCATGTTCACGACATCGTCGCGTTGGTGCAGCGGCTCTTCGAGGCTGGCTTGCCGGATCTGCCCCCGTGGGTTGGGCGAATTCCGCTGGTTGGCTCGAACATCGAGAGCTTTTGGGCCAATGTAACGAGTAGCAACTCTGAATTGATCGCGCAAATGCGTGCCCTTGCGGCGCCGGCTGGCAAATGGATTCTGGCGGCTGCGATCGCCGTTACGCACGGTCTGGGATTGTTGGCGCTGAGTATCGTGCTCGCGTTCTTCTTTTATACCGGAGGAGAGGGTGCGGCGGCTTGGCTGAGGGCGGGCATGCGGCGCATTGCCGGCGAACGGGCCGATTACTTGCTGACGCTGGCGGGCAGTACGGTGAAGGGTGTGGTCTACGGAATTCTCGGCACAGCGCTTGTACAAGGTATTCTGGCCGGCTTCGGTTGCTGGATTGCGGGTGTCCCGGCGCCGGCGCTGCTTGGGCTGGCAACGTTCTTCCTTTCGGTTGTGCCGGGTGGCCCGGTTGTCGTCTGGCTGCCTGCGGCGATCTGGCTGTATCACGGCGGCGCAACGGGTTGGGCAATCTTTCTGGTGGTGTGGGGCGTGTTGGTCGTGGGCATGTCCGACAACGTCATCAAGCCGATCCTGATCGGCAAGAGTAGCGACATGCCGTTGATCCTGGTGATGCTGGGTATTCTGGGCGGTGCGTTTGCTTTCGGCTTCCTTGGTGTTTTCATCGGCCCAACGTTGCTGGCGGTTGCCTATACCGTGCTGCACGATTGGACGATCGGCGCCCCGGGAGCACGCACGCTCGCCAACGCTGAAGTGCCGGTTGTCGATGAGCCGGGGCGCATAGAAAAGGCGCCTTGA
- a CDS encoding pyridoxal phosphate-dependent aminotransferase, whose amino-acid sequence MNAPHDTPMSPSFPSRLPDVGTTIFTVMSALAAEKGAVNLGQGFPDFGCDSRIVDAVTNAMRDGHNQYPPMAGVAPLRQAISDKIANLYGRRYDAASEITVTAGATQALLTTILCTVHPGDEVIVVEPTYDSYLPSIELAGGKPVFVTLEAPDYAIPFDKLAAAITPKTRLLLINTPHNPTGTVWRADDMRKLEEIVRGTNVLILSDEVYEHMVYDGAPHESVARYPELAQRSFVVSSFGKTYHVTGWKVGYVAAPAALTAEFRKVHQFNVFTVNTPMQVGLAEYMKDPAPYLDLPAFYQKKRDFFRAGLAHSRFKLLPCTGTYFQCVDYSAISDLPEAEFAQWLTGEIGVAAIPVSAFYHEAHESGVVRFCFAKQETTLATALERLARL is encoded by the coding sequence ATGAATGCACCGCACGACACGCCCATGAGTCCCTCGTTTCCGTCTCGCCTGCCGGACGTCGGCACGACGATTTTCACCGTGATGAGCGCGCTTGCCGCCGAAAAAGGCGCGGTGAACCTCGGCCAGGGCTTTCCCGACTTTGGCTGCGATTCCCGCATTGTCGACGCGGTCACGAACGCTATGCGTGACGGCCACAACCAATACCCGCCGATGGCAGGCGTAGCGCCACTGCGTCAGGCGATTTCGGACAAGATCGCGAACCTGTACGGCCGCCGCTACGACGCCGCCAGCGAGATCACGGTGACGGCGGGCGCCACACAGGCGCTGCTGACCACGATTCTCTGCACCGTGCATCCGGGCGACGAAGTGATCGTGGTAGAGCCGACCTACGACAGCTATTTGCCGTCGATCGAACTGGCCGGCGGCAAGCCGGTATTCGTCACGCTCGAGGCGCCCGACTACGCGATCCCGTTCGACAAGCTCGCCGCCGCAATCACGCCGAAAACGCGGCTCCTGCTGATCAACACGCCGCACAATCCGACCGGCACGGTCTGGCGCGCTGATGACATGCGCAAGCTCGAAGAAATCGTGCGCGGCACCAACGTGCTGATCCTCTCAGACGAGGTGTACGAACACATGGTGTACGACGGCGCGCCACACGAAAGCGTTGCGCGCTATCCGGAACTGGCGCAGCGCAGTTTCGTGGTGTCGAGCTTCGGCAAGACCTATCACGTCACCGGCTGGAAAGTCGGCTATGTAGCCGCGCCCGCCGCGCTCACTGCCGAATTCCGCAAAGTGCACCAGTTCAACGTGTTCACGGTCAACACGCCGATGCAGGTCGGCCTCGCGGAATATATGAAGGATCCGGCGCCGTATCTGGATCTGCCCGCGTTTTATCAGAAGAAACGCGACTTCTTCCGCGCCGGCCTCGCCCATTCACGCTTCAAGCTGCTGCCTTGCACGGGCACCTACTTTCAGTGCGTCGATTATTCGGCGATCAGCGACTTGCCCGAAGCCGAATTCGCGCAATGGCTGACCGGCGAGATCGGCGTCGCGGCGATTCCGGTGTCGGCGTTCTATCACGAGGCACATGAATCGGGCGTGGTGCGTTTCTGTTTCGCCAAGCAGGAAACCACACTCGCCACCGCGCTCGAGCGGCTGGCGCGGCTCTAG
- a CDS encoding M14-type cytosolic carboxypeptidase gives MTLSITSNFDAGAIEVLACEDAGNIRLRVRPDSHAEFAQWFYFRLSGASGERCVMTFENAAACAFAEGWRDYHAVASYDRVNWFRVPTSYDGRVLTIDHTPDFDRIYYAYFEPYSEERHSEFLGAVQQMPQASLTELGKTVEGRPMSLLTLGTPQTGDTPRKKVWLIARQHPGETMAEWFIEGLVKRLAGWGDWAGDPVARKLYDHAVFYIVPNMNPDGSVHGNLRTNATGANLNREWMEPDAARSPEVLVVRDAIHATGCDLFFDIHGDEALPYVFVAGSEMLPGFTERQAEEQKAFIEAFKHASPDFQDKFGYAASKYREDALKLASKYIGNEFGCLSLTLEMPFKDNANLPDERVGWNGERSASLGAAMLQAILRHVETFA, from the coding sequence ATGACGTTATCGATTACGAGCAATTTCGACGCGGGTGCGATAGAAGTGCTGGCCTGCGAAGACGCGGGCAATATCCGTCTGCGCGTGCGGCCCGACAGTCACGCCGAGTTCGCACAGTGGTTTTATTTCCGTCTGTCCGGCGCATCCGGCGAGCGCTGCGTGATGACCTTCGAAAATGCCGCGGCGTGCGCATTTGCCGAAGGCTGGCGCGATTATCACGCAGTGGCAAGCTATGACCGGGTGAACTGGTTCCGCGTGCCGACGTCCTACGACGGCCGCGTGTTGACGATCGATCACACGCCGGATTTTGACCGCATTTACTACGCGTATTTCGAGCCGTATAGCGAGGAACGTCACTCGGAGTTTCTCGGTGCGGTCCAGCAGATGCCGCAGGCCTCGCTGACGGAGTTGGGCAAGACCGTGGAAGGCCGGCCGATGTCGCTGTTGACGCTTGGTACGCCGCAAACCGGCGACACGCCCAGGAAGAAAGTCTGGTTGATCGCGCGCCAGCATCCTGGCGAGACGATGGCCGAATGGTTTATTGAAGGTCTCGTCAAGCGCCTCGCGGGTTGGGGTGATTGGGCGGGCGATCCGGTGGCGCGCAAGCTCTACGATCACGCGGTGTTCTACATCGTGCCGAACATGAATCCGGACGGTAGCGTGCACGGCAACCTGCGCACCAACGCGACGGGCGCGAACCTGAACCGCGAATGGATGGAGCCGGACGCCGCGCGCAGTCCCGAGGTGCTGGTGGTGCGTGACGCAATTCACGCAACCGGTTGTGACCTCTTTTTCGACATTCATGGCGACGAGGCGCTGCCGTACGTGTTCGTGGCCGGGTCCGAAATGCTGCCGGGTTTCACCGAGCGGCAGGCCGAAGAGCAGAAAGCGTTCATCGAAGCATTCAAGCATGCGAGTCCGGATTTCCAGGACAAGTTCGGCTACGCCGCAAGCAAGTATCGTGAGGACGCGCTCAAGCTGGCTTCAAAGTACATCGGTAACGAATTCGGCTGTCTGTCGTTGACTCTGGAGATGCCGTTCAAGGACAACGCTAATCTGCCGGACGAGCGCGTGGGTTGGAACGGCGAACGGAGTGCGTCGCTGGGCGCCGCCATGCTGCAAGCGATTTTGCGGCACGTGGAGACGTTTGCCTGA